From the genome of Geobacter sp. SVR, one region includes:
- the tolB gene encoding Tol-Pal system beta propeller repeat protein TolB: MRLLFVLLVILGASPALAEDGRYADVIARGTRLPKLAVEAPHRLGPAAPPEIAKELSDVAVFDMNMAGLVTAEGNDQPARSAGISMAETDFLPWMNYDFLLRTAYDSTGEDLTVEFRLYDVVNRTLMTAKRYLGKKRDLRRFSHAFADEIMLTMTGEKGCFTTRIAFVSTQTRNKEIAIMDWDGHNPLPLTRNGSINLNPDFSPDGREIIFTTYRNNNPDLYKRALSSTGEVPVSRRPGLNATGAWSPDGARIALVLSKDGNSEIYTIARDGGDPIRLTTNQAIEVSPAWSPDGSHIAFVSDRLGKPQIFVTAANGGSVRRLTTAGNYNVTPRWSPKGGRIAYARMVGNGFQIFTINADGSGDTQLTDTGSNENPAWSPDGRFIAFSSKRNGSQSIYVMRADGSGQTRVGQVSGNSSQPAWSPR; encoded by the coding sequence ATGAGACTTTTGTTTGTGCTGCTTGTCATCCTGGGGGCCTCACCGGCCCTGGCCGAAGATGGTCGCTATGCCGATGTGATTGCCCGCGGCACCCGCCTGCCGAAACTGGCGGTTGAGGCACCCCACCGCCTCGGTCCTGCAGCGCCCCCTGAGATCGCCAAAGAGCTGAGTGACGTGGCGGTTTTCGACATGAATATGGCCGGCTTGGTCACCGCCGAAGGCAATGACCAGCCTGCCCGTTCAGCAGGGATATCCATGGCGGAGACCGACTTCCTGCCCTGGATGAACTATGATTTCCTGCTGCGCACCGCTTACGACAGTACCGGAGAGGATTTGACGGTCGAGTTCCGGCTGTACGACGTGGTCAACCGCACGCTGATGACCGCCAAGCGCTATCTCGGCAAAAAGAGGGACCTGCGCCGCTTTTCTCATGCCTTTGCCGACGAGATCATGCTGACCATGACCGGTGAGAAAGGCTGTTTCACCACCAGGATCGCCTTCGTCTCTACCCAGACCCGCAACAAGGAAATCGCCATCATGGACTGGGACGGCCACAACCCGCTGCCGCTCACCAGAAACGGCTCAATCAATCTCAATCCTGATTTTTCTCCCGATGGCCGCGAGATTATCTTCACGACCTACAGGAACAACAATCCGGATCTCTACAAACGGGCGCTTTCCAGTACGGGTGAAGTACCGGTCTCCCGGCGTCCGGGGCTCAATGCTACCGGCGCCTGGTCACCGGATGGTGCCAGGATCGCCCTGGTACTGAGCAAGGACGGCAATTCGGAAATCTATACCATTGCCCGGGACGGCGGCGATCCGATTCGCCTTACCACCAATCAGGCCATCGAAGTTTCTCCTGCCTGGTCACCGGATGGCAGCCATATCGCCTTCGTGTCGGACCGACTGGGCAAGCCGCAGATATTCGTCACTGCCGCAAACGGCGGAAGCGTACGGCGCCTGACAACTGCCGGAAATTACAACGTGACCCCGCGCTGGTCTCCCAAGGGGGGGCGCATCGCGTATGCCCGCATGGTCGGCAACGGCTTCCAGATTTTCACCATCAACGCGGACGGCAGCGGAGACACGCAGCTGACCGATACCGGCAGCAATGAAAATCCCGCCTGGTCACCTGACGGGCGTTTCATAGCCTTCAGCTCCAAGCGAAACGGAAGTCAGTCGATCTACGTGATGCGGGCCGATGGGAGCGGGCAGACCAGGGTCGGTCAGGTAAGCGGAAATTCGAGCCAGCCGGCATGGTCGCCGCGCTGA
- the tolR gene encoding protein TolR, with protein MAMGGRNDNRRVMADINVTPLVDVMLVLLVIFMVTAPMMQQGVQVNLPKAETKAITQAEETVVVTVDKTGKVFINKDEIPADALRDKLTTMFAGRSKKEVFLKADAGVPYGEVVRTMADIKSAGIERLGMVTEPARK; from the coding sequence ATGGCCATGGGAGGACGTAACGATAACAGGCGCGTCATGGCCGACATCAACGTCACACCCCTGGTGGACGTCATGCTGGTGTTGCTGGTGATCTTCATGGTAACCGCCCCGATGATGCAGCAGGGGGTGCAGGTCAATCTGCCCAAGGCCGAAACCAAGGCCATTACCCAGGCAGAGGAAACCGTAGTCGTCACGGTCGACAAGACCGGCAAGGTATTCATCAACAAGGATGAAATTCCCGCCGATGCCCTGCGGGACAAGCTGACCACGATGTTCGCCGGCCGCAGCAAGAAAGAGGTGTTTCTGAAGGCCGACGCTGGGGTGCCCTACGGCGAGGTCGTCAGAACCATGGCCGACATCAAAAGCGCCGGCATCGAACGACTCGGCATGGTAACGGAGCCGGCCCGGAAGTAA
- the pal gene encoding peptidoglycan-associated lipoprotein Pal, translating to MRRGTLAVLAALGMTALMAGGCANKEQVRSEEPVVKTDTTRTETAKPEAQKPVETAPVAPQPVAEAPKPAESEVAGKPAAEAALETIYFDFDKSDLSQSARDTLGRNAEVLLKSKPNAKARIEGHCDERGSAEYNLALGERRAKSSMQYLVTLGVQPERLSVISYGKEKPAVEGHDDTAWAKNRRVEFIIVK from the coding sequence ATGAGACGAGGGACACTGGCAGTACTGGCAGCGCTCGGCATGACGGCTCTGATGGCCGGCGGCTGCGCGAACAAGGAACAGGTCAGATCGGAAGAGCCGGTCGTGAAGACCGATACCACCCGCACCGAAACAGCCAAACCCGAGGCGCAGAAACCGGTGGAAACCGCTCCGGTGGCACCACAGCCTGTCGCTGAAGCGCCGAAACCGGCCGAAAGCGAAGTCGCCGGCAAGCCAGCTGCCGAGGCTGCACTCGAGACCATTTATTTCGATTTCGATAAATCCGATCTCAGCCAGAGCGCCCGCGACACCCTCGGCAGGAATGCCGAAGTCCTGCTGAAGTCCAAACCCAATGCAAAGGCCAGGATCGAAGGGCACTGCGACGAACGTGGATCGGCTGAGTACAACCTTGCTCTGGGTGAGCGCCGCGCCAAATCATCCATGCAGTATCTGGTGACCCTCGGCGTACAGCCCGAGCGGCTCTCGGTAATCAGCTACGGCAAGGAGAAACCTGCTGTGGAAGGTCACGATGACACGGCCTGGGCCAAGAACAGACGAGTCGAGTTCATCATCGTAAAATAG
- a CDS encoding cytochrome c7 — protein sequence MKKTISAMFVLLAFAGTAFAAAPETIKMKKDVTFNHKAHMATVGDCKKCHEKGPGKIEGFGKEWAHKNCKGCHTEMKKGPTSCKDCHKSS from the coding sequence ATGAAAAAGACCATCAGTGCCATGTTTGTGCTGCTTGCCTTTGCAGGAACGGCATTTGCCGCTGCGCCGGAGACGATCAAGATGAAAAAGGACGTCACCTTCAATCACAAGGCCCATATGGCGACCGTCGGAGACTGCAAGAAATGCCATGAAAAAGGTCCCGGAAAAATCGAGGGATTTGGCAAGGAATGGGCACATAAGAACTGCAAGGGCTGCCACACCGAGATGAAAAAGGGACCGACCAGTTGCAAGGACTGCCACAAGAGCAGTTAA
- a CDS encoding cell envelope integrity protein TolA has product MTVWKPQKTGTALSVALIVSTVTHLAVFLLVFWWSSLFPLRLKEQQTYFVELSDLPVAAPRSGHPVQQQEQVAHEPPAPPKAPPAMPLPPLAKPATKRAAIATKPLTIPKAAPKASPRSTAAAPDSSAEFEERLNKIRSRNEAEQQEAKLEELRRKVTTANARSGMPSATGSEAGSDYLNYIASRLAEVFSEPPNTGKDLFALIKIRITGKGRVELVKIMKSSGNIAFDNYAVRSVYEAEKKFPPPPGGNFEFIFKFRPQGITSR; this is encoded by the coding sequence ATGACAGTCTGGAAGCCCCAAAAAACCGGCACCGCCCTGAGTGTCGCCCTGATCGTTTCGACCGTCACGCATCTGGCGGTTTTTTTATTGGTGTTCTGGTGGTCCAGCCTGTTCCCGCTGCGGCTGAAAGAGCAGCAGACGTACTTTGTCGAACTCAGCGATCTGCCGGTAGCTGCGCCTCGCTCCGGCCATCCTGTGCAGCAGCAGGAGCAGGTCGCCCACGAGCCTCCGGCACCCCCCAAGGCACCTCCGGCCATGCCCCTGCCACCGCTCGCCAAACCGGCTACCAAGCGTGCCGCAATCGCGACCAAACCGCTGACGATCCCGAAAGCCGCTCCGAAAGCGTCACCCAGGAGCACTGCAGCCGCGCCCGACTCATCGGCTGAATTCGAGGAACGCCTGAACAAGATCCGCAGCAGGAATGAGGCAGAACAGCAGGAAGCAAAGCTGGAGGAATTGCGCCGCAAGGTGACGACAGCGAATGCCCGGTCCGGCATGCCCTCTGCCACGGGCAGCGAAGCCGGCAGCGATTATCTTAATTACATCGCCTCGCGTCTGGCCGAGGTATTCAGCGAACCCCCCAACACCGGCAAGGACCTGTTTGCGCTGATCAAGATCAGGATCACCGGAAAGGGGAGGGTGGAGCTGGTAAAAATCATGAAAAGTTCTGGTAATATTGCTTTTGACAATTATGCGGTCCGCTCGGTGTACGAGGCTGAGAAAAAGTTTCCTCCACCACCGGGCGGAAACTTCGAGTTCATCTTCAAATTCAGGCCGCAGGGGATCACGTCCAGATGA
- the tolQ gene encoding protein TolQ, which yields MALLLNAGIVVKLVLILLGFFSVVSWAIILFKFVQVQRANSESDRFMDLFWKSKRFDAIASQVDRFVNSPLSVLFNEAYAELKKVVEGNGKSAEGGMLSTDLGGVENVSRALRRATNSEITRLERYLTFLATTGSTSPFIGLFGTVWGIMTAFEGIGKTGSASLAVVAPGIAEALIATAIGLVAAIPAVMAYNHFQHKIRVLSNEMDSFSTEFLNIVQRNIAGK from the coding sequence GTGGCTTTGTTACTCAATGCCGGCATTGTTGTCAAACTGGTCCTGATCCTGCTGGGATTTTTTTCGGTTGTTTCGTGGGCCATTATTCTTTTCAAGTTCGTCCAGGTGCAGCGCGCCAACAGCGAGTCCGACCGTTTCATGGATCTGTTCTGGAAATCCAAACGCTTCGACGCCATCGCCTCCCAAGTGGACCGTTTCGTCAATTCCCCCTTGTCCGTTCTCTTCAATGAAGCCTACGCCGAGCTGAAAAAGGTGGTCGAAGGCAACGGCAAGAGCGCTGAAGGGGGGATGCTCAGCACCGATCTCGGAGGGGTCGAGAATGTCTCCCGTGCCCTGCGCCGCGCCACCAACTCCGAGATCACCCGCCTGGAACGCTACCTGACCTTTCTGGCCACTACCGGCTCCACCTCGCCGTTCATCGGGCTGTTCGGTACGGTCTGGGGCATTATGACCGCCTTCGAGGGTATCGGCAAGACCGGCTCTGCCTCGCTGGCCGTCGTGGCTCCGGGGATCGCCGAGGCGCTGATCGCCACTGCCATCGGCTTGGTGGCCGCTATCCCGGCGGTTATGGCCTACAATCACTTCCAGCACAAAATCCGCGTGCTGAGCAATGAAATGGACAGCTTCTCGACCGAATTCCTGAACATCGTGCAGCGCAACATCGCGGGGAAATGA
- a CDS encoding carbon-nitrogen family hydrolase, whose amino-acid sequence MDVIKAAAIQFNVKQGEVDANLAYVREALKRVADQGAQLAVLPEMWSTGFAYRNLNELALRTESIIEELLTLSATLKLVIVGSMPEPNGDKVFNTVYVADNGRLAGVYRKIHLFSLLGENKAFSGGDSRLLADTSLGPIGVIICYDLRFPELSRRLAVEGARVICVPAQWPRPREEHWRTLLRARAIENQLFVVSANACGPIGKLDFFGMSMVIDPKGEVLADAGDQDNEAYATLDMQAMADWRASIPCFNDRRPECY is encoded by the coding sequence ATGGACGTGATCAAGGCCGCTGCCATACAGTTCAACGTCAAGCAGGGAGAAGTGGATGCCAACCTGGCCTACGTCCGCGAGGCCCTGAAGCGTGTCGCGGATCAGGGGGCACAGCTGGCCGTGCTGCCCGAGATGTGGTCCACCGGCTTTGCCTACCGGAATCTCAATGAACTGGCCCTGCGAACCGAGAGCATCATCGAGGAGTTGCTGACACTCTCCGCGACGCTTAAGCTGGTGATCGTCGGCAGCATGCCGGAGCCCAACGGCGACAAGGTCTTCAATACGGTTTACGTGGCTGACAACGGCCGGCTGGCCGGGGTTTACCGTAAAATCCATCTTTTCTCGCTGCTGGGAGAGAACAAGGCCTTCAGCGGCGGCGACAGCCGGCTCCTGGCCGACACCTCGCTTGGACCGATCGGCGTGATTATCTGCTACGACCTGCGCTTCCCGGAACTCTCCCGCCGACTGGCAGTGGAAGGGGCGCGGGTGATCTGTGTTCCGGCCCAATGGCCCAGGCCGCGCGAAGAGCACTGGCGAACCCTGCTCAGGGCGCGCGCTATCGAAAACCAGCTCTTCGTGGTCTCGGCCAATGCCTGCGGGCCGATCGGCAAACTGGACTTCTTTGGTATGAGCATGGTGATCGACCCGAAGGGGGAGGTGCTGGCCGATGCCGGGGACCAAGACAACGAAGCGTATGCTACCCTCGACATGCAGGCCATGGCCGACTGGCGCGCCAGTATCCCCTGTTTCAACGACCGCCGTCCGGAATGTTACTAA